Proteins encoded in a region of the Candidatus Brocadiaceae bacterium genome:
- a CDS encoding alcohol dehydrogenase catalytic domain-containing protein — protein sequence MKIALVPDKQAVRLIDAPVPRPPAGCVRVRVRACGICGSDLHIFRGHWRNGKLGHEVCGVVDQVADDVTDLAPGTRVCAECFGHCGQCVFCRSGRYNHCPSISWYGWQEHGAMAEYTCFPARSVFAVPDALSDAEAVMVEPLAVAFHAVRRAHLEPGSAVGIVGAGTIGLLCAATARTQGAGRVVVVARHAHQAEAARRLGADDVALIGRDNPAEVLGPDRMVDAAIDTVAAGTSFSTALAAVRSCGRMVLVGGVTRPIMAALAPLVDREIELTGSQCYAVTDGKPDFQWAIELIASGRVDAGGLVTHTFPLADVEEAFHTAADKTTGATKVVVQMAD from the coding sequence ATGAAGATCGCACTCGTGCCGGACAAGCAGGCCGTGCGCCTCATCGACGCCCCCGTGCCCCGGCCGCCCGCCGGCTGCGTGCGCGTCCGCGTACGGGCGTGCGGAATCTGCGGCAGCGACCTGCACATCTTCCGCGGGCACTGGCGCAACGGCAAGCTCGGACACGAGGTCTGCGGCGTCGTCGACCAGGTGGCCGACGACGTGACGGACCTCGCGCCCGGCACCCGCGTCTGCGCCGAATGCTTCGGGCACTGCGGGCAGTGCGTCTTCTGCCGCAGCGGCCGCTACAACCACTGCCCGTCGATCTCGTGGTACGGCTGGCAGGAGCACGGCGCGATGGCCGAATACACCTGCTTCCCGGCCCGTTCGGTCTTCGCCGTGCCCGACGCCCTGTCCGATGCCGAGGCCGTCATGGTCGAGCCGCTGGCCGTCGCGTTCCACGCCGTCCGCCGCGCGCACCTCGAGCCGGGCTCCGCCGTGGGCATCGTCGGCGCGGGCACCATCGGCCTGCTCTGTGCGGCAACCGCCCGGACGCAGGGCGCCGGCCGCGTCGTCGTCGTCGCCCGCCACGCGCACCAGGCGGAGGCCGCCCGACGCCTTGGCGCTGACGACGTGGCGCTGATCGGCCGCGACAACCCGGCCGAGGTGCTCGGACCCGACCGGATGGTGGACGCCGCCATCGACACCGTGGCGGCCGGCACCAGCTTCTCGACCGCGCTGGCCGCCGTGCGCTCGTGCGGACGGATGGTCCTGGTCGGCGGCGTCACGCGCCCGATCATGGCCGCCCTCGCGCCGCTGGTCGACAGGGAGATCGAGCTGACCGGATCGCAGTGCTACGCCGTCACCGACGGGAAGCCCGACTTCCAGTGGGCCATCGAGCTGATCGCCTCGGGCCGCGTCGACGCCGGCGGGCTGGTCACGCACACGTTTCCGCTTGCCGACGTCGAAGAGGCGTTCCACACCGCCGCCGACAAGACGACCGGCGCCACCAAGGTCGTCGTGCAGATGGCCGACTGA